In the genome of Ziziphus jujuba cultivar Dongzao chromosome 10, ASM3175591v1, the window cgAGAAAGCCAGGGAATTGGTGGAGAGAGAAAGTGGAAGGATTtttaggagagagagagagagaaagaaatagaacgagaatttggtatttttgatttaatttaatttaatttatcatttttatttttatttttatttctctctctcacactttgATGTGCTTGTGATTGTTTGTTTGAGGGGCTTTGAGATTGTCTCCGTCCCCGTTTCTATTCCTCGATGCGCTGctttcttcgtcttcttctacGAGGTTTATAGAGGCAGAGAGAGATATAAGGGAAGGGAAAAAAACctagatatttttcctttctgttttcctttttttttttttttttcttattttctccggaaaaaaaagtttgtatAATATTAACGTCATAGGATCCGAGCTAGGGTTTCGATTGTGGATATTTGGTACTCGTGGAAGTTGGGGGATAGGATTCCTTTCGGGAATAATGGAAATGGTGATTAGGAATGCTAATTGGTCGGAATTCTAGCTCCGATCTTGAAAGTAGGGTTCGTATCGAAGGGTTGAAACAATGGATGTGGATTCGTCGATGGTGCCGGAAACCGATCACGATCCGGCGGTGCAGAACCATAATACGCCGTCGTCTCCGGCTTCCATGGACAGGGAGCAACTAGGTGAGCAGTCACAAGCGGGGAGTGGATCTCCGCCGCAGTCGCCGGCGCAACAGCCACAGCAGCAGGCGTCACCGCAGGTGCCGCAGACTCCGGTGGTTGGGCCACGGCACGCCCCGACCTACTCGGTCGTGAATGCAATTTTAGAGAAGAAGGAAGATGGGCCTGGGCCGAGGTGCGGCCACACGTTGACGGCCGTAGCCGCCGTTGGGGAGGAGGGTACGCCGGGGTACATTGGTCCCAGGTTGATTTTGTTTGGTGGTGCCACGGCGCTCGAGGGAAATTCTGCGGCTTCAGGAACTCCTTCTTCAGCTGGAAGTGCCGGCATCCGTATGTTCTCTTATGTTTGATTTCCTTCAATTGGTTATTTTCTTCAATCGTAGTTTGAGAAAGCCCTAATGTTATTCATTTTTTTGAATTCATCGAGATCAATTAAATATGGAACCCTAGCTGAAGCTAcgtttattgtttatttgtctaattttgtttttatatcttTAACTAGTCATGGACTAAATACATTTAGATTCTCAAGTagattaaagttattttttaatccTGGCTTTGTTGATTTCTATACAATTGAGATTGTATAGTTTGGTTGTACTCTTTAAATTCTAGTGTATGTTTCCAAAGAAGTACGCTTTCCTAATTCTTCCAATATCATAAATGACTGAGCAACATTAATTTTGTTGTCCTGACGTAAGCTGTTGGCTGCCGTAAGAATAATATAATTCTCTGCCTAATGTAGTGTTGTGGGATGATATAATTCTACGCCTAATTTAGTGTTGTGGGAATCTAGTAAAGTTGTGTCCTTTAGTTATTGTTTTTCCATATTTGTTATAATGCTTTGAACATTCAAGTTGTTTAACCCTTGGTTTTGTTTAATTCTGTTGGATTTATTCAGTGTGATATTAATTTCGTTGATATTACAGGCTCCAAAAGTAGggattgaaaaaatatgaagaaaCTTGATTTTTAAATCTTCAGTACAAGGAAGTTACCTAAGTAGATCCAACTAAGTTATCAAGCTAAAACAGAATTTAACATGTTTCATGCTGTACCCTTCGGTAATCATTGTGATTTTACTTGAATTTCAGGACTAGCGGGTGCCACAGCTGATGTGCACTGCTATGATGTGTTAACAAATAAATGGTCTAGGTAAGACTAGAAGTAAAAAACCTTTTCTTACCTTATAGTCCCCTTGTGATTTTCTGTTATACTTCATATTTACTTTAGTCTGTAACATTGAACTAATTGGCAGGATCACTCCTTTTGGAGAGCCACCAACACCAAGGGCTGCACATGTGGCAACTGCTGTTGGAACTATGGTTGTTATCCAGGTTAGCATGTGGCATGTTATCATTAAAGTTATGACAAAATCAATGTTCAGTCATTTTCTCAGTAAAAGTTAATAACTGTTTTCTCATTAGAACCTTTCATGTCCGTACAGGGTGGTATTGGTCCTGCTGGTTTGTCTGCTGAAGATCTTCATGTTCTTGACCTCACACAGCAGCGGCCGCGCTGGCATAGGTAGACTTGTGATTAATTTTATTGCcttattttttggatttattttttaatcaatttattaacATGAGTTGATTGTCCTGTAGGGTTGTTGTGCAAGGCCCTGGACCTGGGCCACGTTATGGCCATGTGATGGCTTTGGTGGGGCAAAGATATCTCATGGCAATTGGTGGCAATGATGGTGAGTCACTTCAGGATTAGCTTCTGAATTTATGTACATCGAAttgaaagaataataattatacgCTAAGAAATGGATTTAAAAGAAAAGGGATACTGGTGTATGTTTACCAGGAAAACGGCCTTTAGCTGATGTTTGGGCGTTGGACACGGCTGCCAAGCCTTATGAATGGCGTAAGTTGGAACCAGAAGGGGAGGGTCCCCCTCCATGCATGtaatccctctctctctctctctctctctgtttctgtTTCGcttattcctatatatatatatatatttatggttatGCATATGCACATAATATAACACATATAATCTTGTGGATAGGATCAAAAACTTATACAATCACTTATATCTTCTTGACATgtatataagaaatatatattttaaactctTTAGCTGGTATATCATGAATGCTCTTTGTTGTTATGTCCAAATCATTCTTTACCAATGTACTTATCAATGGAGTGCCATATATGTTGGCATTGTGTTAATCACGACTTTGATTTTAGTTCTAGTTTTACTGGTTAAATTATGGAAGGTGGCAGTTCTATGGTGGTTTTAAGTAGGTGCTGTCAGTTGGATCATTCTCTGCACTTTGGTGCATGTTTGGGTTAACAGGCTTTATATAGCTTTTCTGGTGCTACTAATTCATCTTACATGCTCCCTGTAAAACAGTATACGCTTAGAACTTTGTATGCTTTGTCATATCAATACTTACAGCTTGTTTGTTCTTCCTTCTTATATCTCTAACTGGGATATTACATCTTATTTGGTATTTTCCATGGAGATACTAGATCACCCCGGATTATATCCGTCTGCACAAATGCATATAGGAGGGACTCTACAAGAAAGATAGGAAGATTTCAAGGATGATGCGTGCATGTTAATGTGTTAAgtcttaaataattttaaatttcagtttttaCTGTTTCATGGGTCGCAGAAATGAAGGATAGATGACTTGGTTAGAGCTCTTACTAGTTCCTTTACTTTATAGTTTAtactttttgtttatatttatctgTGTGTGAATGATATTGTATAAGAAATAGTTGTTGTCCATTGCATTGCATGTTGGAGATTTATATTGTTCTATTTGAATAAATCATGGCTCAGTAATCCTCAAGAATATCTCTGAGGATTTCTGCTTAAGTGGGGCATTTGCAAACTGTTTAAGATTTCACTCAATATGATATGCTATTGACAATCTGCAAGTATCAGTGCTATCCAAGGTAACAGTACTGAGAATCAATTATATACTTATGGTGGTCTAAAAGTGGGTGCCATTAGGTGGATAATGTTGTTATTTAAACTAGAGTTTTGTCATTCTGATGACTTACATCTTACTGAAGTATTGTGGTCATGCCTTCTCCTTTCATTTTGACTAGGTATGCAACTGCAAGTGCACGTTCTGATGGTCTTCTTCTCCTTTGTGGAGGAAGGGATGCTAACAGTGTGGTGagttaaagaatttttttttttttttttggtttcctgttttcagttttttgcatcaaatatatataatatatatatatatatgtatgtgtatttaAGAAAGTGGACAAACTATAATACTGATGTTGAACTTAATATACAAGGCTAGAGGACTTGATGAAGctacttataaaatataaagaatgaGATATGATTCCCTAATTACTCTTTACAGCAAAATGGTTGTTTGCATTCAGGTTGAGTTGGGGTTTTTATTGGAGTGCAATTGAAGTCTAGTTTTTAGGAAGTAGTGCCTTGTTCCTTAATCCTTGGTAAAATTAGAGAGAATGGAATtcgttgttgttattattattattattattattattactattggtgttgttgttattattattattattattatttaattttggggTGGTGAGTTTATGATGTCGAAGCTCTAAAATCTTCTTTATCATTCCTATCATCAGTGCAGCATCATCCTCTATTTCAAGTAGTTAATTTGTTTTCAGTATTTTGGCTACCTGGTACATTTCAATCTCTGATATTTGATGCATTTAGGGATTTCTCATCctctttaatattattcaatgcTTTCATATGATCTGTAGAGTAATTTGTAATAGTCCATGAATTTCATATTGTTGTCTTATCATTGTAGTAGGTACTGGGACCTGtctttgtgaaaaggtttttgGAGTATGTTTGTGGGACTATTCCTCTAAATTCATGATCATTTCTACCTTAATGTTCAGCTGTACACAGAATGAAatctttcatattttatatagaaaggACAGGGTTGCTTTTGAATTGTTGCACCTTTTCCATGAAAAACTTGGGGACATTTGATCAGGACCTCTAATTTTTACCAGGCCATACCTTCTGTTTCCCTAATGTGTATTGTCTTTACTGAATATTGTTTATGATTTGCCTTCTTGACTGATTTTTTTGCTGGTTGCTGGAATTTCTATTTCTTGGTGTAGCGACACATTTGTAGTGGAAGATAAGTGTcggtccttttttatttttttattttttttgtggggtTTGTTTGCAGCCATTGGCAAGTGCGTATGGACTTGCTAAGCATAGGGATGGCCGCTGGGAATGGGCTATTGCTCCTGGTGTCTCACCCTCTCCAAGATATCAACATGCAGCAGTGGGTTTTCATTTGATTTCCTCCTAttgttcattattttatttttaaaaacaattagttgcaaatattaattatttgtgcatttgTGATCCTAGGTCTTTGTCAATGCACGGTTACATGTGTCTGGAGGGGCACTAGGGGGTGGGCGCATGGTAGAAGACTCATCAAGTGTTGCAGGTATATGATTATGGTGCTTACAGTCTTTGAAGTTTTCAGTCTGAAGTATGTTATCAAGAGATTCTGTTGTTGCGAACCTTACAATTCCTTGTTTCAACTGCCTACAGTATTGGATACTGCAGCAGGTGTTTGGTGTGATACAAAATCTGTTGTTACTAGTCCCAGGACAGGCAGATACAGTGCTGATGCTGCTGGTGGAGATGCTGCCGTTGAGTTGACAAGGCGTTGCAGACATGCAGCTGCGGCAGTTGGTGACTTAATCTTTATTTATGGTGGTTTACGTGGAGGTAAGAGAATTGTTTTATTCAACAGTTAACCTTTACGCATTTGTTTTAAATCTCCTTGTTAAGAAGAGAATCTGTCAACCTGAAATAGGTGTACAGCCACAGTTTCAGTTTGTGCTGATCTAAATATAGCTTAGTATAATCTGCAGACATGTTTTATTGGAATATCGGGGTTTTTGAGTCTCTTGAAGTTAGTATTTACTATCCATTATTGTTGATTGATCTGTTATGACTTGTATTAGAAAATTTAACCATTTAAGTAACCAGGTTATTTccttacttaaaaaaataagaagaaactaGGTTATATGACTTGTATTAGCTAATTTAAGTTCAGGACTTTTGAGATTGCAGACTTTGTTTTCCATGACTTGTCactaaattttggatatatcCATGTGCACCTTTTCTCCAAGTGACCTTTTAAGAAGACTTGATGTAAAATTGCTATGAGGGCAACAGTAGCGAGGGATAATAGAATggataattatcatttttagcAACAAGTGCAAAGGTCTATTCGTACTCTATACTGTAAGTTTTGGTGAATCCTTTGGCTACTTACCTTATACCCCCCTATCGACCCCTCCAACTTTATTTCCTTCATGGATAGTAGAAGTGACTCTTTATGTCCTACTTTACTTCCTTCATCCATCCTTCACCCTTGGATGATGCAGATTTGGAACTTCCAAGAGCAACTAAGGATGGATTTTCAGCTGTATCCTTGTAGGTGTTCTAAGCATCACAATCTAATGACTTTCCCTTCTTCAATAATATAAGCCTTATAGATTGAAGATTTCCATTCCTCAAGATTTGTACCCTTAATCTAATTCAAGATTAAGAATAACGATAATTTAAATACCTTTACATGTTCCGTCATGTTCTTTAATTAGATAATGTCCTCAGCAGTCACTATTTGTATGCACTAGTAATGATCTAATTCCGACCATAGATGTCAAGTTGGTTGTAATACTCTGTCATTGCTAGAGTACCCTTTCATGGAATCATTTTATTCCTCAACGTGATGCTTGGATAATTGAATAAGGAGCGATGACATCTCTTGGCAGTTGAGAAAAAATAAGATGGTTTGGCAAATCTGTGGATCCATGGATGGGAGAAGCGATGACattgaaatgaaattttttcatACCAAACTACAAACATTGGATATTGAGCGAGTTGACAAATTTCCTATGATCTGATGTTGATTCTTAGGTAGATTTCTAAGGACTATACCCCAGGTTGAGTATAGAATAATAGGCAGATTTTTCAACATTATCCATAGGTGAAATAAATCAAAGCAGCAGAGACCTAGTTAAGCTATACAAAGAAGAAATTGACAAGGcaagcaatttaatagattcAGTGTTTCaaagtttttcttttggttGATCAATTTTGCATTTCAGTTTTATCTTGATGACCTACTTATATCGGAAGTTCATATGCTTGTATCTCAACAATAATGTGTATTCATGCTATAGGGGTTTTGCTTGATGACCTACTTGTTGCTGAAGATCTTGCTGCTGCTGAAACAACCAGTGCAGCTTCACATGCTGCAGCAGCTGCTGCTGCATCTAATGTGCAAGCGCGTTTGCCTGGTAGGTATGGATTCATTGATGAAAGGTCAAGGCAGACAATGGCTGAAGCAGCACCTGATGGTGCAGTTGTGCTTGGAAATCCTGTTGCGCCCCCTGTAAATGGGGACATGTATACTGATGTAAGCACTGAAAATGCCATGCTCCAGGGCACACGGTAAGCTAGTCTTGGCATTTAtgcttatattttaatcatttgtGGTCATGGAATGTTATTTAATTTCCTCATTTAAAGAGATTCTGGATTTGATTTCTATATAGGAGACTGACCAAAGGTGTTGAGTACTTAGTTGAAGCATCAATAGCAGAAGCAGAGGCTATCAGTGCCACATTGGCTGCTGCTAAGGCACGACAAGTTAATGGAGAAGTTGAACTGCCTGACAGAGATCGTGGTTCAGAGGCTACCCCTAGTGGGAAGCAGATATCTACCTTGATTAAACCTGATTCTGCTGGGTCGAATAATATTGCTCCTGCTGGAGTTCGGCTGCATCACAGAGCTGTCAGTACTATAAATTGTTTATTTGAAATAATCGGAGGTTAATTTTGGATGAAAATGTTTGAACAAGTGTGACACATTTTTTTGCTTTCATGTGATTGGTCAGGTTGTTGTAGCTGCAGAAACTGGTGGAGCTTTGGGTGGAATGGTTAGACAGCTTTCAATTGATCAATTTGAAAATGAAGGCAGGCGGGTCAGCTATGGGACCCCAGAGAGTGCAACTGCAGCAAGAAAATTGTTAGATCGACAAATGTCTATCAATAGTGTGCCCAAAAAGGTGCAACATACTGCATTTTATGTACTCCTTGCATTCCAATCTATCATCAATATATTCTTTTGTGGATGCCTTGGAATTGATTTCTTTTATCAATTGTTGATAAGTAGTTTTGCTAAGTttaccacattttcttttttcttatttacacTACAGCTAAGAGCAAGACTTATAGGTGTGGATATAATGTTAATGTTTTCATCTccatctttaattatttttcaagaaaacatATTTTATGACATTAAGAGTTGTCAGTTAGATTTTGTTGCTGAATATTTATATGATGAGCAAGATTGTAGGATTGTACAACTGACCACAAATCGTTCTGGGAAATTGCTGCTCTTACTCCATATTTTTTCCTTATGATTTACTCACTTGTCCAAAAAGGAGATCATATGCTCTTGTTCTTGGTGCCTCCTAGTATGAAATAATACTGATTCCTAATCGCAGTTTTTTCTGTTTACCTAACCTTGTTTTGACTATTAGCAACACTATAAACAAATTCTTATCATTTAATTTGTAACTCTTGAGACTACCCTAACATTCTAGCTTAAAGGCTTCATTGACTTGTATTTCTTCAATTGAGACTTGGATGATTCTTTTGCCTATGTTCTATCTATATATCTGTAGAtttgtacttatatatatatatatacagtactCCTATGGTGCAGACGTATGCACCAtcgaatttatatatatatatatatataattgtgcaTTTATGTCCATCTTTTATTTTACATCAATGATTCCCCCCCCCTTCTCTTTGGTTTATCAGGTAATAGCGCATCTTTTAAAGCCTCGTGGCTGGAAACCCCCTGTGCGCCGGCAATTTTTCTTAGACTGCAATGAAATAGCAGATCTTTGTGACAGTGCTGAGCGGATATTCTCAAGTGAACCCAGTGTATTACAGCTTCGGGCCCCTATCAAGATATTTGGTGATTTGCATGGGCAATTTGGGGACCTCATGCGTCTTTTTGATGAGTATGGTGCACCTTCTACTGCTGGAGATATTGCGTAAGTCATGATTAATATAATGATCTTTTATGATTAACCCTAGTTCCTTTTgttccaaattcaaatttttgttctttgtgGACATTCCTTGGTCAACCTCATAAACCTAGGCTAaggtttttgttgttgttatttgttGTGATATTATGTTGATTATATTTATACTAGAGCTTaaccatttgataaaatatcatgCTGTTCTTTTAAATATCTTTTCCCCTTTTTTGTTAACTTGTCCTGTCTTATTGAATGGGAAATACCATTTACAGGATTAGTACAGATAAATTTAGCTGGTAAGTTTAGGGCTGGGATTATTATTATAAACTGATGTTGAACAACTTACATGCATATTGGGTGGTCAAGTGAGTGTGGCTGAGAATACAGCTAAAAATATGGTGGTTCTTTTTGTACTTTAGTCTCCTCTCATGGTTCAATATGTCATTTGTGTGTCTATCCATCCTAGCATTTCCATTTAGTTCCAGTCAAATTTTCCTTCTTTACCAGGTTTAACACTGTTAAGAACAATAAATGCCAACTAATATGGTTTTTGAGGTCTTCTTTATcagttgtttaatttttagcaTTTATATTGGTGTAGGATTTTTACTTTCTTGCATATTTGTATGAGACTTGGTCCATGctcaatattattttagttaCATGTCGGTGCTAAAGTTTTACTTTTGGTTCCCATGATGCTGATTTTATGTGTGACTATCAGATATATCGATTATCTCTTCTTAGGAGATTATGTTGACCGAGGGCAGCACAGCTTGGAAACCATTACTCTTCTACTTGCTTTGAAGGTACTAATTGTCTTTCTGTGGCTTGTTTTTCTGGACTAAACATTCTAACCAAGATCATTGTATAATTGTTGGTAATCTTTCAGGTTGAGTATTCCAACAATGTGCATTTAATACGTGGAAACCATGAAGCTGCAGACATTAATGCCCTTTTTGGCTTCCGCATTGAGTGCATTGAGCGCATGGTATTGTTATGCCTATTAGTTCAATACTgtccattttcttttattttaactgGGCATGATTACTGATTTCATGATTTGTGCATCAGGGTGAAAGAGATGGAATTTGGGCATGGCATCGAATAAACCGTTTGTTCAATTGGCTTCCCCTGGCAGCTcttattgaaaagaaaatcatTTGTATGCATGGTGGCATTGGTCGGTCCATAAATCATGTAGAACAGATTGAGAATCTTCAGCGTCCCATTACAATGGAGGCAGGGTCTATCGTGCTTATGGATTTATTATGGTCAGAACTTATCTATGTTCACTTAGTTTCTTGTAAAATgcttttatttaaatagttaatGACATTTTAACTGGTCTCCTCAGGTCTGATCCTACAGAAAATGACAGTGTGGAAGGATTGCGACCAAATGCTAGAGGTCCTGGATTGGTTACTTTTGGGGTGAGTGTTACTTGATTgctttgtgttttatttatcattctcctattatataatttcattatttggtaTTACTAACTAGTTGTCTACTcctagccatatatatatatatatatatatataagaagagGGAAAAAATAAGAGATAAGAAACAATTAGGTTACCATGCCAGTTTTTCTTCACTGTTTATGGTGGAGAAATTGATAAACAAGAAGATAATATAATTTCAACTTTCAAGAGTTTAACAGTCATCAATTGCTTTACATTTTTAACGAAGAGAATAATTGTGGTACATAGCTTACTCTTTTTCTTGGTCAAAATGTTTACTTGATGAAAAAGTGCTTGCCCCTCAGTTGCTGTAACTACTCTTTTAGGTATTGCATTTAGACTTCCAGTTTTAGGAAAATATACCAGTGAATGTGGACATCTAAAAAACAGTGTGGTGGGCTGTTCTGTTTTCCGGTATACAGCTGTTTGCAAACAATTGTGTAATAGACCTAATAAAACAGGTCTTCTCTTAAAAGAACAATGACCGGCAAAAAGTTACCCCGACTCTGTTTTTGTACTTTAAAAAATTTCCCAACAACACAACTGCTTGCAATTGGTTTTTATGTGGGTTTGTTTTGTTGGTATATTAAGATGCATCCAGGAGGGGAAGAAATGTTGGTGACTTTAATTTTACTAATAAAAGTGGTCATCTAAAAGAGTTTGCTTTTTCAGCCTGACCGGGTCATGGAATTCTGCAATAACAATGACCTTCAATTGATTGTACGTGCACATGAATGTGTAATGGACGGCTTTGAGCGTTTTGCCCAGGGACATTTGATTACACTTTTCTCTGCCACCAATTACTGTGGTATGGTCCTGTCATAGTTTGATCTTGGGTGCGACTTTTTAAGATCCTTTGAATGATTTGGCTGTTTGGCTCTTGCCACTTTCAACAGGTACGGCAAATAATGCAGGGGCAATCTTGGTTTTGGGTAGAGATCTTGTGGTGGTTCCGAAACTCATTCATCCACTGCCACCGGCAATTTCATCTCCGGAAGCATCACCAGAACGCCATATTGAGGATACATGGATGCAGGTACTTTATAAATGTGCACTGTGTGTTGGGactttttttatcttataatatGTGCTTGTTGGCTTAGTTTTTATCACTGttaaatttgatttctattGAGCAGGAGCTGAATGCTAATAGACCTCCAACACCAACAAGAGGCCGACCACAAGTAGCAAATGATCGGGGTTCCCTTGCATGGATATAGTTGGCAGTTCCAAACTTGTTTCAAGAAGTTTATTCTGAAAGATAACACTTCCACCTGGGGTTTCCAGCGTTCTGTATATAGCATTAATGCCATACACAAAAATTTCTGAACTTGTGATATCTTCTCTAGGAATCAGATAAGAGGGGCTATTTGAATTTTTGGCTTTTGCCACTCGATTTTTAGGCCATGAGATGATGAAAAGGTGCAAGTTCCAGAACCAGGTTGCCAGCGGCGGTTAGGTTTTCTTTTTGTATGACGTGCTAAGAAGTTGCAGTTGGATCCACTCACTCTTTGTAAATTGAGCCACAGGCAGGTAGAAATCAGTCTTCAACGTTCTTCCTATGGGTTGGTAGTGCTGAgtatttttctcatttatttatatattttttattcctcGTTTTAggcatattattaattattattattaattttttttttcttttctcttttgagaggacatatttgtggtgAGATATATAAATGTTAGAATCTTTGTGAGCGTCCATGTATCATAGAGGTATTGCTTTGTGTAATTTTCTTCTCTGCTTTGTACAATGTAACATTTTGTGTGAAGAAAAATAACCTTTTTTGGCCCAACGTACAAAATACGTGAAAGTTTTGGCTTTTAGGATTTTG includes:
- the LOC107403588 gene encoding serine/threonine-protein phosphatase BSL3; protein product: MDVDSSMVPETDHDPAVQNHNTPSSPASMDREQLGEQSQAGSGSPPQSPAQQPQQQASPQVPQTPVVGPRHAPTYSVVNAILEKKEDGPGPRCGHTLTAVAAVGEEGTPGYIGPRLILFGGATALEGNSAASGTPSSAGSAGIRLAGATADVHCYDVLTNKWSRITPFGEPPTPRAAHVATAVGTMVVIQGGIGPAGLSAEDLHVLDLTQQRPRWHRVVVQGPGPGPRYGHVMALVGQRYLMAIGGNDGKRPLADVWALDTAAKPYEWRKLEPEGEGPPPCMYATASARSDGLLLLCGGRDANSVPLASAYGLAKHRDGRWEWAIAPGVSPSPRYQHAAVFVNARLHVSGGALGGGRMVEDSSSVAVLDTAAGVWCDTKSVVTSPRTGRYSADAAGGDAAVELTRRCRHAAAAVGDLIFIYGGLRGGVLLDDLLVAEDLAAAETTSAASHAAAAAAASNVQARLPGRYGFIDERSRQTMAEAAPDGAVVLGNPVAPPVNGDMYTDVSTENAMLQGTRRLTKGVEYLVEASIAEAEAISATLAAAKARQVNGEVELPDRDRGSEATPSGKQISTLIKPDSAGSNNIAPAGVRLHHRAVVVAAETGGALGGMVRQLSIDQFENEGRRVSYGTPESATAARKLLDRQMSINSVPKKVIAHLLKPRGWKPPVRRQFFLDCNEIADLCDSAERIFSSEPSVLQLRAPIKIFGDLHGQFGDLMRLFDEYGAPSTAGDIAYIDYLFLGDYVDRGQHSLETITLLLALKVEYSNNVHLIRGNHEAADINALFGFRIECIERMGERDGIWAWHRINRLFNWLPLAALIEKKIICMHGGIGRSINHVEQIENLQRPITMEAGSIVLMDLLWSDPTENDSVEGLRPNARGPGLVTFGPDRVMEFCNNNDLQLIVRAHECVMDGFERFAQGHLITLFSATNYCGTANNAGAILVLGRDLVVVPKLIHPLPPAISSPEASPERHIEDTWMQELNANRPPTPTRGRPQVANDRGSLAWI